Proteins encoded together in one Impatiens glandulifera chromosome 1, dImpGla2.1, whole genome shotgun sequence window:
- the LOC124934420 gene encoding uncharacterized protein LOC124934420 encodes MKGENLGLEKSFGYEDEIHFCCRREYKYDLEMSMIVYILLLDHEEKTKYLNKWMCKKYWTFIEDNGYKVLVDSLLDEQEKSSVRNNIDVEKDTYSLAEGEIDPKTLGGENEDVSMAHEEGVSPS; translated from the exons ATGAAAGGTGAGAATCTCGGCCTTGAAAAGAGTTTTGGATACGAAGATGAAATCCATTTTTGCTGCAGGAGAGAATACAAATACGACCTTGAAATGTCTATGATTGTTTATATACTTCTTCTTGATCACGAAG AGAAAACAAAATACCTTAATAAATGGATGTGCAAAAAATATTGGACATTCATAGAAGATAACGGATACAAGGTACTGGTTGATTCCTTACTAGACGAACAAGAAAAATCATCAGTAAGAAACAACATTGATGTtgaaaag GATACCTATTCATTGGCAGAAGGGGAGATTGACCCTAAAACTCTTGGAGGAGAAAATGAAGATGTAAGCATGGCCCATGAAGAAGGCGTTTCCCCCTCCTAA